From a single Apium graveolens cultivar Ventura chromosome 2, ASM990537v1, whole genome shotgun sequence genomic region:
- the LOC141708126 gene encoding F-box protein At3g44326-like, with product MASSSLNQGAAAAAAAAGTTITALHSDIIVTHLLTKFDGQSLASAASTCRFLSTLCNNESLWENISNSTWNSIKHPLVQQTISSFPGGYRSFYSDSFPVMRPSISQGSVGDEVDTSELISAVDIHYGNNSVYSKVTITNTESSSFPGSLFNVDLVKNEEKVEIPVIYEGDENECMSNLEENLRLSWIVIGPTLKRAGNVSSLRPVSIRPHWDGTGIKVTYATVVSGACCGIDTTEFVECKIVAFFGCEEGKKLELKELSLCVVDMVKTRLNGQKSLKILKGAMESGERKKENGDGKRMYVKYLNLKRHTKDDNKTRQDKVYRVLWVLHAIIWVLFAISLITSLC from the coding sequence ATGGCTTCAAGCTCTTTGAATCAAGGCGCGGcggcagcagcagcagcagcaggcaCTACAATCACCGCCCTTCATTCAGATATAATTGTTACACATCTGTTAACTAAGTTTGATGGCCAATCTCTTGCCTCTGCTGCTTCCACTTGTCGTTTCTTAAGCACTCTCTGCAACAATGAAAGCTTGTGGGAAAACATTTCTAATTCTACCTGGAACTCCATTAAACACCCACTTGTTCAACAAACCATCTCTTCATTTCCCGGGGGCTACCGCTCTTTTTACTCCGACTCGTTCCCTGTTATGCGTCCAAGCATTAGCCAAGGAAGCGTCGGTGATGAAGTTGATACATCTGAGCTAATTTCAGCAGTTGACATACACTACGGGAATAATTCGGTGTATTCCAAAGTAACAATCACGAATACGGAGTCCAGCAGCTTCCCTGGATCCTTATTCAACGTTGATTTGGTTAAAAATGAAGAAAAGGTAGAAATACCAGTAATATATGAAGGTGATGAGAACGAGTGCATGTCAAATCTGGAAGAGAACTTGAGATTGAGTTGGATTGTTATTGGTCCAACTCTGAAACGAGCAGGCAACGTATCGAGTTTAAGGCCAGTGTCAATTCGACCACATTGGGATGGGACTGGTATTAAAGTGACATACGCCACAGTTGTTTCGGGTGCTTGTTGTGGCATCGATACAACAGAGTTTGTCGAATGCAAAATAGTAGCATTTTTCGGGTGCGAGGAAGGAAAAAAGCTGGAACTGAAGGAGCTGAGTTTGTGTGTGGTGGACATGGTTAAGACACGTTTGAACGGCCAAAAGAGTTTGAAAATATTGAAGGGGGCAATGGAGAGCGGTGAACGAAAGAAAGAAAATGGAGATGGGAAAAGGATGTATGTAAAGTACCTGAATCTGAAAAGACACACCAAAGATGACAACAAGACAAGGCAAGACAAGGTTTACAGAGTTCTCTGGGTTTTACATGCTATTATCTGGGTATTGTTCGCCATTTCCTTAATTACCTCGCTCTGCTAA